In Desulfovibrio sp. 86, the following proteins share a genomic window:
- a CDS encoding flagellin N-terminal helical domain-containing protein yields the protein MYINHNQMATQVSNTLTANYGNLRTSVQRLSTGLRINSAADDAAGLAIRELMRTDIAALQQGVRNANDAISLIQTADGALSVIDEKLIRMKELAEQAATGTYDSTQRLMIDSEYQAMASEITRIANATDFNGIKLLDGSLSSDTHSGAAMKATGKMKIHFGSMNDSAEDYYYIKIGTSTASALGVGNQATIHTAKADARTVSTQEAAQKALVGLNAAVISKDKIRAHLGALQNRLENTISNLTTQSQNLQAAESRISDVDVATEMTAFVRNQILTQSAVAMLSQANSMPQMALSLITR from the coding sequence ATGTATATCAATCACAACCAGATGGCCACGCAAGTGTCCAACACGTTGACAGCCAACTATGGCAACCTGCGCACCTCGGTGCAGCGCCTGTCCACGGGCCTGCGCATCAACTCCGCTGCTGACGACGCCGCCGGCCTCGCCATCCGCGAACTCATGCGCACCGACATCGCCGCCCTGCAGCAGGGCGTGCGCAACGCCAATGACGCCATTTCCCTCATCCAGACCGCTGACGGCGCTTTGAGCGTCATCGACGAAAAGCTCATCCGCATGAAGGAACTGGCCGAACAGGCCGCCACCGGCACCTATGACTCCACGCAGCGCCTGATGATCGACTCGGAGTACCAGGCCATGGCTTCGGAAATTACCCGAATCGCCAACGCCACGGACTTCAACGGCATCAAGCTGCTGGACGGAAGCCTGTCCAGCGACACGCACAGCGGGGCTGCCATGAAGGCGACCGGCAAGATGAAGATCCACTTCGGCAGCATGAACGACTCGGCGGAAGACTACTACTACATCAAGATCGGCACGAGCACCGCCTCGGCCCTGGGTGTAGGCAACCAGGCCACCATTCACACCGCCAAGGCTGACGCCCGTACGGTTTCCACACAGGAAGCCGCGCAAAAGGCCCTGGTGGGGCTCAATGCCGCCGTAATCTCCAAGGACAAGATCCGTGCTCACCTTGGCGCATTGCAGAACAGGCTGGAAAACACCATTTCCAACCTCACCACCCAGTCCCAGAACCTGCAGGCTGCCGAATCCCGTATTTCCGACGTGGACGTGGCCACGGAAATGACGGCATTCGTGCGCAACCAGATCCTCACCCAATCCGCTGTGGCCATGCTTTCGCAGGCTAACAGCATGCCCCAGATGGCGCTTTCGCTCATCACCAGGTAG
- a CDS encoding UbiX family flavin prenyltransferase, with protein sequence MRDILVGVSGASGMPLAVCLLRCLAAMPAVRVHCVVSHGAQAVLRAECGSGPELLTAHASQSYDADNLGAGPSSGSWWRRGASPAAMILVPCSMGTLGAIASGATRNLVHRAADVALKERLPLVLVTRESPLSSIHLRNMLTVSEAGAVIMPFSPGFYLNPQTLDDMLLHMCGRILDQVPLPHTLGRWPG encoded by the coding sequence GTGCGCGACATCCTGGTGGGCGTCAGCGGCGCCAGCGGCATGCCGCTGGCGGTATGCCTTCTGCGTTGCCTGGCGGCCATGCCTGCCGTGCGCGTACACTGCGTCGTCTCGCATGGCGCGCAAGCCGTGCTGCGCGCCGAGTGCGGGAGCGGCCCGGAACTGCTGACCGCGCATGCCAGCCAGAGCTATGACGCCGACAACCTCGGGGCCGGGCCGTCAAGCGGCTCGTGGTGGCGCCGGGGGGCAAGTCCGGCAGCCATGATTCTGGTTCCCTGCTCCATGGGCACCTTGGGGGCCATTGCGTCAGGAGCCACCCGCAACCTTGTGCATCGGGCGGCTGACGTGGCGCTCAAGGAACGCCTGCCCCTGGTGCTGGTGACGCGTGAAAGCCCGCTTTCGTCCATCCACTTGCGCAATATGCTCACAGTGAGCGAGGCCGGGGCCGTCATCATGCCGTTTTCTCCCGGTTTTTACCTGAATCCGCAAACCCTGGACGACATGCTGCTGCACATGTGCGGACGCATACTTGATCAGGTGCCCCTGCCGCATACCCTGGGCCGCTGGCCCGGATGA
- a CDS encoding Hsp20/alpha crystallin family protein → MRNNLRLIPSRWFVPREALRQREGTGHKIDDIDRFFQGLFQGMLTPWDSMRGDWQRPKEDEALMPSMDMTGDEKAYVLNVELPGVEPENVDVSVKDRELVISGEKKRETTEENENCCVAERVFGSFRRILGLPEDVDINGISASHKNGVLRITIPRKAEALPEVKKIEIAKA, encoded by the coding sequence ATGCGTAACAACCTGCGTCTTATACCCAGCCGATGGTTTGTACCGCGCGAAGCACTGCGTCAACGCGAAGGGACGGGCCATAAAATCGATGACATTGACAGGTTTTTCCAGGGCTTGTTTCAGGGCATGCTGACACCTTGGGACAGCATGCGGGGAGACTGGCAGCGGCCGAAAGAGGACGAGGCCCTCATGCCCAGCATGGACATGACCGGCGATGAAAAAGCCTATGTCCTCAACGTGGAGTTGCCGGGCGTGGAACCTGAAAACGTGGATGTTTCCGTGAAAGATCGCGAGCTTGTCATCAGCGGCGAAAAAAAGCGTGAAACGACGGAAGAAAATGAAAATTGCTGCGTGGCGGAACGGGTGTTCGGCTCTTTCCGGCGGATTTTGGGCCTGCCGGAAGATGTGGACATAAACGGCATAAGCGCCAGCCATAAAAACGGCGTGCTGCGCATAACCATTCCCCGCAAGGCTGAAGCCTTGCCGGAAGTGAAAAAGATTGAAATCGCCAAAGCCTGA
- a CDS encoding MFS transporter, producing the protein MQMETSATIAVKPTRKRFTLLAILLLTITVAYIDRVNITVLMADKAFLNDLGLAGNPAKTGLLMSCFLVAYGIGNVCLSGLGDIFGPKKSMIIAIIVWFFSMIIGGFATILGVMLLSRFLLGLGEGLHFPMMNTYCRAWFPVQEKGKASAIWFIGTSVAPAIGMPIFAWIVEHHSWHWTFFFAAAIGLIPIAFLLLTTDTPRQHKTINQAEIDYIEQGQVAKTEQRVEHGGKGGIARILQNLAVISKIKLYWCIVVYYCVHNVVYWGLLTWLPAYLKTERGFSWSEMGVLASMPFILAIACKLIAGWASDKLGRRAPFIILATVGVAASLYFASIATNNYVSAICICLGMAAITPGAPLSLTMLQELIPKETISIGTGFMNGLSMICAAVSPVILGHLMSRLGSFAAALTFLIAVALVGMVSAIILTINKY; encoded by the coding sequence ATGCAAATGGAAACCTCCGCTACAATCGCGGTCAAACCGACCCGTAAGCGGTTCACTCTCCTGGCTATTCTGCTGTTGACCATTACAGTGGCCTATATTGACCGTGTGAATATCACCGTGCTTATGGCTGACAAAGCTTTTTTGAATGACCTGGGTCTTGCGGGCAACCCGGCAAAAACCGGGCTGCTTATGTCCTGCTTTCTTGTGGCGTATGGCATAGGCAACGTATGCCTGAGTGGCCTGGGAGATATTTTCGGGCCGAAAAAATCTATGATCATCGCCATCATTGTCTGGTTTTTCTCCATGATAATCGGCGGATTCGCTACAATTCTCGGTGTGATGCTCCTGTCGCGCTTTTTGTTGGGTCTTGGCGAGGGACTGCACTTCCCCATGATGAATACCTATTGCCGGGCGTGGTTTCCCGTACAGGAAAAGGGGAAGGCCAGCGCCATATGGTTTATCGGAACCAGTGTGGCCCCAGCCATTGGCATGCCCATATTTGCCTGGATTGTGGAACACCATAGCTGGCATTGGACGTTTTTTTTCGCCGCAGCCATTGGCCTCATTCCCATCGCCTTCCTTTTGCTGACCACAGACACCCCACGCCAGCACAAAACCATTAACCAGGCCGAAATCGACTACATCGAGCAGGGCCAGGTTGCAAAGACAGAGCAGCGCGTGGAGCATGGCGGCAAGGGGGGGATAGCGCGCATTTTGCAAAACCTCGCGGTTATCTCGAAGATCAAGCTATACTGGTGCATCGTTGTTTACTATTGCGTGCATAATGTCGTGTATTGGGGGCTGCTGACGTGGCTGCCCGCCTATCTCAAAACGGAGCGCGGATTTTCCTGGTCAGAGATGGGGGTCCTGGCCTCCATGCCCTTCATACTGGCCATTGCCTGCAAACTGATTGCCGGTTGGGCTTCAGACAAGCTGGGACGACGTGCCCCCTTCATCATTCTGGCCACCGTGGGCGTGGCCGCTTCACTGTATTTTGCCTCCATAGCTACCAACAATTACGTGTCGGCAATATGTATCTGCCTTGGCATGGCCGCCATAACGCCAGGCGCGCCCCTGTCGCTTACCATGCTTCAGGAATTGATCCCTAAAGAAACAATCTCCATCGGAACGGGCTTCATGAATGGCTTGAGCATGATCTGCGCTGCGGTAAGCCCCGTGATCCTCGGCCACCTGATGAGCAGGCTGGGCAGCTTCGCCGCTGCTCTGACCTTTTTGATAGCCGTGGCTCTGGTGGGTATGGTCAGCGCCATCATCTTGACCATAAACAAGTATTAG
- a CDS encoding mandelate racemase/muconate lactonizing enzyme family protein — translation MKITSVEVFDCEINRHYSDMVMFEPIFVRINTDEGISGIGEVGLAYGYASKSGVGILRDLARCIIGMNPCNVEQIWEKLFRDTFWGCGGGPVIYGGISALDIACWDIRGKVANLPVYALLGGKTNETLRCYASQIQFDWDLHHKYMKDPQDYAQAAYKAMADGYDAIKVDPLMVDKDAKRNPKHTGYGLLPKADLQMAVDRVAAIREAGPDLDIIIELHSFLSCNAAIQLAEQLRPLRIYYYEEPMHSMHVENMALIARTIGIPVATGERVYTRWGYRPFLEKQALAVVQPDICLAGGITETKKICDLANIYDATVQIHVCGGPVSKAAALHMETAIPNFLIHEHHSYALKQCIRELCVNDYQPENGKYRAPELPGLGQELNDAVVKEYLVATVK, via the coding sequence ATGAAAATCACAAGCGTAGAAGTGTTTGATTGTGAAATCAACAGACATTACTCCGACATGGTTATGTTTGAGCCGATTTTTGTACGCATCAACACAGATGAAGGAATCAGCGGCATTGGCGAGGTGGGGCTCGCCTATGGCTATGCCTCCAAAAGTGGCGTGGGCATTCTGCGCGACCTCGCACGTTGCATTATTGGCATGAACCCCTGCAACGTCGAGCAGATATGGGAAAAGCTTTTCAGAGACACGTTCTGGGGTTGCGGCGGCGGACCAGTGATATACGGCGGCATCAGCGCCCTTGATATCGCGTGCTGGGACATACGCGGCAAAGTTGCCAACCTGCCTGTTTATGCCCTGCTTGGCGGCAAGACCAATGAAACATTGCGCTGCTACGCCAGCCAGATCCAGTTTGACTGGGATTTGCACCACAAATATATGAAGGATCCGCAAGATTACGCCCAAGCCGCCTACAAGGCCATGGCCGATGGCTATGACGCCATCAAGGTGGACCCCCTGATGGTTGACAAAGATGCCAAGCGTAATCCCAAACACACCGGATACGGCCTGCTGCCCAAAGCCGACCTGCAGATGGCCGTGGATCGCGTTGCCGCCATACGCGAGGCAGGGCCGGATCTTGACATCATCATCGAACTGCATTCGTTCCTGAGTTGCAACGCAGCCATCCAGTTGGCTGAACAGCTGCGCCCCTTGCGCATCTATTATTACGAGGAGCCCATGCATTCCATGCATGTGGAAAATATGGCCCTCATCGCTCGCACCATCGGTATTCCCGTTGCTACCGGCGAGCGTGTGTATACTCGCTGGGGATACCGCCCCTTCCTGGAAAAACAGGCCCTTGCTGTCGTGCAGCCCGACATTTGCCTCGCTGGCGGGATTACGGAAACCAAAAAAATATGTGATCTGGCTAACATTTACGACGCCACCGTGCAAATACACGTATGCGGTGGCCCTGTCTCCAAAGCTGCCGCGCTGCATATGGAAACAGCCATACCGAATTTCCTTATTCATGAACACCATTCGTATGCATTAAAGCAGTGCATACGCGAACTTTGCGTCAATGATTACCAGCCGGAAAACGGTAAATACCGCGCGCCGGAGCTGCCTGGATTAGGGCAGGAGCTGAACGATGCGGTTGTCAAAGAATATCTTGTCGCCACAGTAAAATAA
- a CDS encoding metal-dependent hydrolase, with amino-acid sequence MSAIRWLGHSAFKISCNEAHVVIDPFLAPQFGLTVADVGPADLVLVTHDHGDHVGAAADICQATGAMLGAVVGTAHKAAAGLPDSQILNGIGFNIGGTVTHKGISVTMTQAFHTSDSGCPTGYIVRMPDGLTVYHSGDTCVFGDMALWGQLYRIDVALLPIGGVFTMDAPQAALACKLLGCKSVVPMHWGTFPVLEQNTKAFEAELAKLALPCACVTMAPGQTLSFPV; translated from the coding sequence ATGAGTGCTATACGATGGTTGGGACATTCAGCGTTCAAGATCAGTTGCAATGAGGCGCATGTGGTCATTGACCCCTTTCTGGCGCCGCAGTTCGGCCTCACGGTTGCCGATGTGGGCCCTGCGGATCTTGTGCTCGTGACCCACGACCACGGCGACCATGTGGGCGCTGCCGCGGATATTTGCCAGGCCACGGGGGCCATGCTGGGCGCTGTGGTGGGCACGGCCCACAAGGCTGCCGCCGGGCTGCCCGACAGCCAGATACTCAACGGCATCGGCTTCAACATCGGCGGCACGGTGACGCACAAGGGCATCAGCGTGACCATGACCCAGGCTTTCCATACCAGTGATTCCGGGTGTCCCACAGGCTATATAGTGCGTATGCCCGACGGCCTCACGGTCTATCATTCCGGCGACACCTGTGTTTTTGGCGATATGGCCCTGTGGGGGCAGTTGTACCGCATTGACGTGGCCCTGCTGCCCATTGGCGGCGTTTTTACCATGGACGCCCCCCAGGCCGCCCTGGCCTGCAAGCTGCTCGGATGCAAAAGCGTTGTGCCCATGCATTGGGGGACTTTTCCCGTATTGGAGCAGAACACAAAGGCCTTTGAAGCGGAGCTGGCAAAGCTTGCTCTGCCCTGCGCCTGCGTGACCATGGCGCCAGGGCAGACGCTTTCTTTCCCCGTCTAG